CGGGGATGGCGGTGTACGATGCGCTCTATCGCTGGTGCCGCGACGCGCAGGGCGAGAAGCACAACTGGTCCTCGCATCAGCCGGCGCGCGGGAAGGTTTCCGCATGACCGCGGTGACGGTGGGCGCCGCGATCCCGGCGCGTCCGGAGCCGGTCACGCTCGGTCAGGCATTCTGGGTCTGGCTGCGTATCGCGATGCTCTCGTTTGGCGGCCCGGCCGGGCAGATCGCGGTCATGCACCGCATCCTCGTCGACGAGAAACGCTGGATCGGCGAGCAGCGCTTCCTGCACGCGCTCAACTATTGCATGTTGCTGCCCGGCCCCGAGGCGCAGCAGCTCGCCACGTATATCGGCTGGCTGATGCACCGCACGAAGGGCGGCATCGTCGCCGGCGTGCTGTTCGTCGCTCCCGGCGCCGTCGCCATCATGGCGCTGAGCTGGATCTATGTCCTCTATGGTCGCGTCGGCATCGTCTCTGCCCTGTTCTTCGGCCTGAAATGCGCGGTGCTGGCCGTCGTGCTTCAGGCAGTGGTGCGGATCGGCGGGCGGGCGCTCAAGACGCTGCCGGCACGGATGCTCGCAGCGGCTGCCTTCGCGCTGATCTTCTTCGTCGGCGCGCCATTCCCGCTGATCGTGCTGGGTGCCGGCCTGGTTGGCTGGTGGTCTGCCCGGCAGGGCAGCACGGCCTTTCGGGGTGGCGGCCACGGCGCCTCCAGGGGTGCGATCGTGGCCGACGCGGACACGCTGCTCGGTGAGGAACTGCCGGCCCATGCGCGGCCGACGTGGCGGCAGACGGTCCGCACGGCGGTGGTCTGGCTCGCGCTCTGGCTCCTGCCGGTCGCGGCGTTGTTGGTCGTGCTCGGTCGCGACGACGTGTTCAGCCGCATCGCGACCTTCTTCTCGACGATGGCGATGGTGACGTTCGGAGGGGCCTACGCCGTGCTCGCCTATGTCGCGCAGCAGGCGGTGGAGAATTACGGCTGGCTTGGGCCGAAGGAGATGCTGGACGGCCTCGGCATGGCGGAAACGACACCCGGACCGCTCATCATGGTCCTGCAATTCGTCGGCTTTCTCGGCGCCTACCGTGATGC
The genomic region above belongs to Sphingomonas phyllosphaerae 5.2 and contains:
- the chrA gene encoding chromate efflux transporter; the protein is MTAVTVGAAIPARPEPVTLGQAFWVWLRIAMLSFGGPAGQIAVMHRILVDEKRWIGEQRFLHALNYCMLLPGPEAQQLATYIGWLMHRTKGGIVAGVLFVAPGAVAIMALSWIYVLYGRVGIVSALFFGLKCAVLAVVLQAVVRIGGRALKTLPARMLAAAAFALIFFVGAPFPLIVLGAGLVGWWSARQGSTAFRGGGHGASRGAIVADADTLLGEELPAHARPTWRQTVRTAVVWLALWLLPVAALLVVLGRDDVFSRIATFFSTMAMVTFGGAYAVLAYVAQQAVENYGWLGPKEMLDGLGMAETTPGPLIMVLQFVGFLGAYRDAGSLSPLVAGTLGGLLATWVTFVPCFLWIFLGAPFIERLRGNVAVASALSAITAAVVGVVLNLAVWFALHTLFRATVMVKAGPIRFDAPVLSSIDPAALFLAVGAGCAIFMTRAGVITTLLATSAAGLALHGFGAIP